The genomic region CGGCCCTTCGGGCAGCGGCGGGCGGGTATTCTCAACGGGCGCCTGCGAGCAAGCCAGCAGCGGGAGCAGAAACAGAGGAAAGAAGCGCATAACAGCGAAACAGGGCAGTGGGAAGATAGGGAGTGGCGCGAAGTTTGACACGAGCCCGGGCCGGAGCTGGCGGCAGGATTTTCGCCCTGCAAACCGGCCTGAAAACTACGTTAAACCTTTTATTTCCTTTCCGATGCTGAAAAAACTATGCTGTCTGCTACTGCTGGCCGGTGCCCCTTCGCTGACATATGCACAACTCCGTATGGTTCCTGCCCCCGTGCCGGCCCCGGCCCGCGGGTCCGTCTTGGAAGCCACGGCTACCAAAGAGCACGATACCATGGTCATTGAGCTGACCGATGCGCCGGCGGTGGCCTGGCGGCGGCTGGCGCAGGTGCTGGTGGCGCGCGGCTACGCCATCGAGCACAGCAGCCCGGAGCTGCTGACGCTGACCACGTACCCGCTAAGCGTGGACAACTCGGCGGTGCGCGTGAGTGGTATGGTGGAAGGGCAGAAGCTGACGGTGCGGACCTACTCGGTTAGCCAAAATGATAGCAATCCTGAAATCAACATCAGAGGACGCCGCCGCGGCGGCGACAATTCACAATGGCGGGAGCTGGAGGCTATTGGGCAGCAGCTGGGCGGTACCGTGCGCTACACCACTTCGGTCGCGCCGGAGTAGGGTGCGGGGCTGTGGCACGGACTTTAGTCCGTAGCCCGTCTGCGCGGGGGCATCTGTGCAAGCAGGAGCAACGGTGCGGGCTACGGGCTGAAGTCCGTGCTACACGCGGGGGAGCAGGCGCCTCCTACTTCTGCTTGACTTTGAGCTTGGTGGTGCTGGTGGGGGCCTGGGCCTGCTGCATCTGGGCGGCCAGCGGCAGGCTGCTCATGGCCAGGATGGCCTGGTCGCTGGAGAGGGAGGCGCAGGAGAGGGCCACCAGCGCGCCCTGCCACTTACAGCTGAAGCCTTCGAGGCGGCCCGGCCCGTAGAGAGACTCGAAGGTGGGGCGCACCTTGCCGGCGTCGGCGGCGCCCTTCACGATGATGGTGACGGCCGCAAACTGCCCCCGAAAGAACTTGTAGTGGATGCGGGCCGCCGTGAAGCTCCCGACGCGCAACTGCTCATCGAGGCGCTCATAGATTTTTACGTCGCCTTTGTCCTGCACCAGATTCAGGTGCAGCGCCTCGGTGAGCGGCGACCCGAAGGTGAGCCCCCGGAAGCCGTTGGCGACATCGAGGCGGGCAATGGACTGGGCGCGGGCTGGTAGGGTGAGCAGCAGGCAGAGCAGAGAGGCAAGCAGGAGTTTCATACAAGGGAAAGAAGGGCAACCGGTGCCGCGCGGCAATAACAAACGCTGCGCCAGAGACGGCAGTATAGCCATAAAATGGAGACTAAAAATTTGGTGTAGCCGCCTCATGCCCCAGCCCCTGCGCCGCTCGAAGTTCAGCATGAAAAGGGGAGGGGAACCAGATTTAAGAAAGTAGTAGAAAGCTAAAATCAGAGTCCCTCGTTTTGGGAGAGGAGTTTGGGGGGCGGTAGCTGGCGCAACGCCCCGCACCAAACCCCGTCCTTGCCCGCTACCTTGCCGCTTCAACCGCTTCACTACATGAAACACCCGCTACTCCTGGCTGCCACGTTGGCGGCCGCTGCTTACCTGTCTGCCTGCTCCGACTCGCCGGGGCGCAAAACGGCCGAGGCCGATGCTCAGCCCGACGTGGCGTTTGAGCGCTACAAGTCGCGCTTCATCGACTCGCTGTGGTACTACAACCCCGAGTGGGCCAGCGGCGCCGGCTACCACCGCTACGACTCGCTGCTGGTGGTGCCCAACGAGGGGCGCCGCCGCACCGAGGCCAAGGCCCTGCGGCGCCGCGCCACCGAGCTGGCCACGTTCAAGCCCGAGGAGCTGAGCGTCAACAACCAGACCGACTGGCGCCTGATGCAGAACTACGTGCGCAGCAGCGGCTTCTACGCCGACACGCTGCGCGACTGGCAGTGGAACCCAGCCAATTACAACCTGGGCGCCTCGGTGGGCGAAATCCTCAACGGCCGCTACTGGCCGCTGGACCGGCGCTTGCGGGCCATCAGCCTGAAAATCTCGCGTGCCACCGACTACTACGCCGCCGCCGCGCAAAACATCAGCACCCCCACCAAAGAGCACACCGAACTGGCCATTCTGCAGAACCAGGGCGGGCTGGAGGTGTTCGGTAAAGCGTTGGAAGACTCCGTGGCCCGCTCTGGGCTGAGTGCGCGGGAGAAACAGGAGTTTGCCGACCGGCTGGCTACCACGCGCCTGAGCATCGAGGGCTACCTGCGGTTCCTGAAAGCCGATGTGCTGCCGGCCGGCAAGTTCCGCAGCTTCCGGCTGGGCCAGGACCTGTTCGCCCGCAAGTTCAGCTACGACATTCAGAGCACGTACTCGGCCGGGCAGGTATACGAGAAGGCCCTCACGCACAAGCAGGAGCTGCTGCGCGACATGAAGACGCGGGCCACCCGGCTCTACCCGAAGTATTTCCCGGGCCAGCCGCTGCCCACCGACTCGCTGGCTACCGTGCAGCAGGTCATTGGCAAGCTCTCGGAGAAGCACGCCACGCCGGGCGGCTTCGTGCAGGCCGTGAAAGACCAGATGCCCACGCTGGTGAAGTGGGTGGATGACCACAAGCTGCTCACCCAGGACCCCAGCAAGCCGCTGGTGGTGCGCGAAACGCCGCTGTATATGCGCGGCAGCGGCGCGGGCGCCAGCATTTCGGCCCCTGGCCCCTACGACAAGGCCGCCAACACTTACTACAACGTGGAGCCGCTCACGGGCCAGCCCGAGGCCCAGGCCCAGAGCTACCTGCGCGAGTACAACACCTACACGCTGCAAATCCTCAACATCCACGAGGCTATTCCGGGGCACTATACGCAGCTCGTGTACGCCAACCGCAGCCCCTCGCTCATCAAGTCCATCTTCGGCAACGGAGCCATGGTGGAGGGCTGGGCCGTGTACGCCGAGCGCATGATGCTGGAAAGCGGCTACGGCGGCAACACCGACGAAATGTGGCTGATGTGGGACAAATGGAACATGCGCGTGACGCTCAACGCCATCCTCGACCACGAAGTGCACGTGAAAAATGCCTCCGAGGCCGCCACCGTGGCCATGCTGCGCCGCGACGGATTTCAGGAAGAGGCCGAGGCCCGCAACAAGTGGCGCCGCGCCACCCTGAGCCAGGTGCAGCTAAGCTCCTACTTCACCGGCTACACCGAAATCTACGACCTGCGCCAGGAGCTGAAGAAGGAGCAGGGCGCGGGCTTCGACTTGAAAGCCTTCCACGAGCAGTTCCTCAGCTACGGCAGCGCCCCGGTGCGCTACATCCGGGCCATGATGCTGAAGAAAGCCTAAGCCGCTGGCAGATTGTCCGGTTATGAGGAGGCCGCCCCGGAATGGAATTTCCGGGGCGGCTTTTTTGTGGGCGTTGCCGGAAGTATGGCGGTGGCGGTGTATCTTCGAAGTTAGGTTTCTCTAAATCATGGCGCTGCTTGCTAGTAGTGCACACTTTTCTTGCCGTATGAAAGTTGCTGAACGACAGCGGGTACACGATGTAAGCGATGAGCAGTTGCGCCAGCTCACGCACGAGCACCTCAAGGTGTTTGCCAAGTTCACATCAGAGAACTGTGATGTCTGCGAGCAGTTGGCCCCGCCGTTTGTGAAATTCTCGGACGACGAGGAATTTGAGACTATCTTGTTTGTGCGGCTGAACTCCGATGAAAACCCAGTCGCCAAAAAAATCATGCAGGAAAAAATAGCCCCGTTCTTCGTGTCGTACTGCCAGGGGCGCCTGCTGGAGTGCGACATGCTGACGACGGAAGCCGCCGTGCTGGGTATGTTGCAGCGCCTAAAAGAGTTTATGCCTCAAACCTCATGAGTGGGCTGCGCTTGCACAAAGACGTGTGGGCGCTGGTGGCCCTGGTAGTTTCGCTGCTATTCATGCTGCTGCTGTTCCGGTAGCGGCCGCAGGCTGCAGCGCCGTTTTGGGGCGCATAGCAAAGCCCGTTGTTTTCGGCCTGACCGAAAGCAGCGGGCTTTTTTTGAACTTGCGGCCCGCCGAGCCGGAGCGGCAGAAGTTGTTCGGGCAATACGTACGGCTCCGGCTCCCGTGCAGCAGATACTCTATGATAACGTTAGCCCCGCTCAAACAGGAACACGTGGCCAGCTTCTACCGCTGGATTCGTGACCCGGAGGTGATTGAGTATTCGTTGTCGGCTTTCCAACGCATGCAGACCGACGAGCAGATCAGCCAATGGTATTCGGCTACGCTACAGGACCAGAAAAGCCTTAACCTGGGCATCTTCCTCCCCGATACCAACGAGCTGATTGGCTATGCCGGGCTGTCGGGCATCTCCGGGACCAATCAGTCGGCCGAGTATTTCATTCTCATCGGGCAGAAAGCCTGCTGGGGCCAGGGCGTGGGCACCGCCGTAACCCGGCAGGTACTGGCCGTTGGCTTTGCAACCTATCAGCTCAACCGGATCATGCTCACGGTTTCGGAAACCAACGTTGGCGGCCTGAAGGCGTATGCCAAAGCTGGCTTTGTGGAAGAGGGCCGGATGCGGGAGGCGTGTAAAAGAAACGGCCTGTTTCACGACAAGATCATCATGTCGGTGCTGAAAGCAGAGTGGCAGAGTATGGGGGGCTGAAACGCAGACTGAGAGTTGAGGCTACCTTTGCTTGGCCTGGCTGCTACTCCCGGAAGCCGGTTTTCAACTTTCCGCAGTGTTTTTCATTCTTTCCAAGCTCCTCGATTTTCTGTTGTCGCCGGCCGTGTGGCTGGTATTGCTGCTGCTGGCGGCGGTGCTGGTGCGGCAGACGGCGCGCCGCCGCCAGCTGCTGCTGGCCACGCTGGCGCTGCTGCTGCTGCTCACCAACCCCGGCCTGATCAACGAGGCGCTGCTAGCCTGGGAGCTGCCCCCGGTGCGCCTACACCAACTGCCGCCCCGCGCCGACGCGGCCGTGCTGCTCACGGGCATCACCAGCGTCAGCAAGTCGCCGCACGACCGGGTGTACCTGCACGAAGGCGCCGACCGCCTCACCAATGCCCTGTGGCTGTGGCGGGCCGGGCGGGTGCGCCACATTCTGGTGTCGGGCGGCTCGGGCGCCATGCTACAAAAGGCCCACACCGAGGCCGCCGACCTCATCACGCTGCTGCACCTGGCCGGCGTGCCCGATTCGGTCATCATCAAAGAAGACCAGAGCCGCAACACCCGCGAAAATGCCCTGTTCACGCGGCGCATCACCCAGGCCCGGCCCGAGCTGGACACGCTCATTCTGGTGACGTCGGCGTTTCATCAGCGGCGGGCGCTGGGCTGCTTCGCGCAGGTGGGCCTGCACCCGCAGCCCTTCCCGGCCGGCTACTACAGCACCGACCGCGCCGCCACGCCCGACTACTGGCTCATGCCCGACCCGCAGGCCCTGAGCCGCTGGAGTCTGCTGCTGCACGAAATCAGCGGGTACGTGGTGTATAAGGTGCTGGGCTACGCGTGAGGTGGCGGCCTGACAAGGTTAATAAGTAAGCCCGTCATGCTGAGCGGAGCGAAGCATCTCGCTAGTGTGGTAGAATCATTTACCACACTAGCGAGATGCTTCGCTCCGCTCAGCATGACGGGCTTCTACTCTACCTTCTTCTTACCAGCCGCCGGTTTTTCAGATTTCGCTATCCAAATAGACTTCTGGTTCACGAACTCCCGGATGCCCAGATACGACAGCTCCCGGCCGTAGCCCGACTTCTTCACGCCGCCGAACGGCATTTCCGGGGCCGACTTCACGAGGCTGTTGACGAACACGGCGCCGGCTTCCACACGCCGGGCCAGTGCCTCGCCCCGCTCCACATCGGCCGTCCAGACGGAGCCGCCGAGGCCGAAGCGCGAGTCGTTGGCGAGGCGCACGGCGTCGTCGGCGTCTTTGGCTTCCAGCACCAGCGCCACCGGCCCGAATAGCTCCTCGTCGTAGGCGCGCTGGCCGGGCCGGATGTTGCTCAGGATCATGGGGCGGAACAGGGCCGTGCCGGGCTGGCTCTGGCCGCCGTGCAGCTCCACTTTGGCGCCCTGCTTAATCGAGTCGTTCACCTGTTCAGTCAGCTCGTCAGCCAGGTCGGGGCGGGCGAGGGGGCCGTACTGAGTGCCCTCCGAGAGCGGGTCGCCGGGCCGGAAGGCCAGCAGGTGGGTTTTCATCTTCGAGATAAACTCCTTCAGGACCGGCTTCTCCACAATGAAGCGCTTGGCCGCAATGCAACTCTGGCCGGCATTGATCATGCGCGCCTGTGCGGCCGTTTTGGCAGCCACCTCAATATCGGCGTCGGCCAGCACGATGAAGGCGTCGGAGCCACCCAGCTCCAGCACGGTTTTTTTGATGTAGCGCCCGGCCGTAGCGGCCACCTGGGCGCCGGCAGCTTCCGAGCCGGTGAGCGTCACGGCCCGCACCCGGTCGTCGGCAATGAGCGGCTCAATCAGGTCGGAGCCGATGAGCAGCGTGCGGAACGTGGCAGGAGGGAAGCCGGCATCATGAAAAATCTTTTCCAGCGCCAGCGCGCACTGTGGCACGTTGGAAGCGTGCTTGAGCAAACCCACGTTGCCGGCCATCAGGGCCGGGGCCGCGAAGCGCACCACCTGCCAGAACGGGAAGTTCCAGGGCATGATGGCCAGCACCACCCCAATGGGCTCGTGACTGATAAAGCTGCGCCGGGCTTCAGTCTTGATAATATCGTCGGCCAGGAACTGCTCGGCGTGCTCGGCATAGTAGTCGCAGCAGAGGGCACACTTCACGGCTTCGGCGCGGCCATCGGCAATGGGTTTGCCCATTTCCACGGCCATGAGGTGGGCCAGCTCGTCCTGCCGCTCGCGCAGCAGCTCGGCGGCGCGGCGCATGAGGCGGGTGCGCTCGGCAAACGGGGTGGTGCGCCAGGTGGCGGCAGCCCGGTGGCTTTGGGTGAGAATACGCTCGGTTTTCGACCAGGAAAAAGCCCGGAACCGGCGCTCTACGCGGCCGGTGTAGGGGTTGCGGGACTCAATAGGCATGGTAAGGGCGGGTAGGGAGAGAAACCGGCCGGCGGAAAGGCTCGGCCACAGAACAACTTATAGGCAAACGCAGCCGTAGCACGCGGGTTGTCATGCCGTTGCCGGGAGCTATAGCAAATTTACCGCCTCCCCAGCGCGAACAATTGCCCGGGAAGTGTACTTTCGCTTGTCGGTAAGCTCTGCTTCATTGCTCACTCGTACTATATCCCATTGCCCGTGAATGTCATTCCCCCCGAAGCCATGCCCCCGATAGCCGATGGCGAAGACCTGCTGGTGCAGCGTCTGCGTGACCGGGACGAGGCGGCCATGACGCTATTCTACGACCGGTATTCGGCTGCCCTCTACGGCGTTATCATGCGCGTCGTCAAGAAAGAGGAAGAAGCCGAAGACGTGCTGCAGGAAAGCATGGTCAAAATCTGGAACTCTTTCGCCTCCTACGATGCTAGCAAAGGCCGGCTGTTTACGTGGGTGATGAACGTGAGCCGGAATTTAGCCATCGACAAAATCCGCTCCCGACAGTACCGCGTAGGTACTCGTACCCAGCCGCTTGAAGACAGCGCCGCAGTACGTGAGCCCGCTTCGCCCACGTTCCGGCCCGAGCACATCGGTTTGCAGGAAATGACCAAAAAACTCTCCCCTGACCAACAGCAGGTCGTTGATATGCTGTACTTCGGCGGCTACACCCAGAGTGAGGTGGCCGACGAGCTGAATCTGCCGCTGGGCACGGTGAAAACCCGCGCCCGCGCTGCTATCAAGGTACTCTCTAAACTGATCCGATAGCCGTGGATACTCAGCAATATATCGAATCAGGCATTCTGGAAGAATACGCTCTAGGCGTACTCTCCGCCACTGACTCTGCCCAGGTAGAGCAGATGGCTGCCACGCATCCGGAAGTACAGCACGAGCTGCAGGCCATTATTGGCGGCCTCGATGAGTACGCTCAGGCCCATGCCATTACGCCGCCGCCCGCCATGCGGGAGCGGGTGCTGGCGGGCTGGCAGCAAGCCATCCGCAGCACGTCCGCTGATGCCACCGCCGACACGCCCGTAGTGCCGCTGGCGCCCGCCACCCCGGTAGCAACTCCGGAAACTCCTGTTACTGCCCCGCTGGGTGTGCCTAAGGCCCCCATCGTGCCCGACCCCGTCACCAAGGATGAGTCGGTAGTACGGTCCATCGGCAGTGCGCCGGAGCCCGCCTATGAGGCGGCGCCCCGCGCTGGCTATGGCTGGCTGATGGCGGCCTCGGTAGCACTGCTGCTGAGCTTGGCCGGCAACTACATCCTGTATAGCCGCTGGCAGAACACGGAAACGGCTCTGTTTGCTGCTCAGAATGAACAGGGACGTTTTGCCGCCACCCAGCAGGCATCCGAGAAGCGCCTGCTCACCCAGGACCGCGAGCTGGCCGTACTCCGCGACGAGCAGTACCAGAGCGTGATTCTGGCCGGAACGCCGGCCGCGCCTTCGGCCAAAGCGCGGGTGCTCTACAACCCCACTACCAAGGCCGTGTACGTGAACGTGCGCAGCCTGCCCGCGCCACCCGCCGGCAAGCAATACCAGCTCTGGGCCCTCGACAACGGCAAGCCCGTGGATGCTGGCGTGCTGGCCGCTACCACTGCCGCCGGCGACAGCCTGCAGCAGATGAAGGACATTGCCAGTGCCCAGGCTTTCGCCATGACGGTGGAAGATGCGGGCGGCAGCGCCTCGCCTACGCTCTCCACGATGACGGTGCTGGGCAAGATGCTTTAGAAAAGCGCAATGGCGCAGTAGGGGGCGTGAGGAGGAAAACTTCTTCACGCCCCTTTTTTGTCGGTCTGTTTTTGCCGGATTGCTGTTATTTAGGCTGGCAATTCCTTCTCCACTAGAATTTACTGCGGTGCACGGTACCATCTTCACACTCCTAAAACGCTACGTTCAAACGCAGTACGACCACAGCACGTGGGTGCGGCTGATGGAAGCGGCGGGCCTGAGCGCCACCAGCTTCGATCATAAAAACGTGTATCCTGATGAGCACATGTATGCGCTGGTCGGGCACGCCGCCGAAATGACCGGCCTCTCGGCGCAGGAGCTGCACGAGAAGTTCGGGGAGTATCTGGTGCCCGACCTGATGTACATGTACCAGAAGCTGCTGCAGCCCAACTGGACTACGCTGGACATGCTGGAGCATACCGAAAACACCATGCACCGGCAGGTTCGGCAGGAGCACGCCGAAAACGCCCCGCCCGTGCTGCAGGTCACTCGCCTCTCGCCCGACGAGCTGGAAATCAACTACGTATCGAAACGACGCATGGGGGCACTGGCTGTGGGCATCGTGCGCGGTATTGCCACTTACTACGACGAGGCTGACCGCATCCTGGTAGAGCCCGAAACCAGCGAG from Hymenobacter canadensis harbors:
- a CDS encoding GNAT family N-acetyltransferase codes for the protein MITLAPLKQEHVASFYRWIRDPEVIEYSLSAFQRMQTDEQISQWYSATLQDQKSLNLGIFLPDTNELIGYAGLSGISGTNQSAEYFILIGQKACWGQGVGTAVTRQVLAVGFATYQLNRIMLTVSETNVGGLKAYAKAGFVEEGRMREACKRNGLFHDKIIMSVLKAEWQSMGG
- a CDS encoding anti-sigma factor, with the translated sequence MDTQQYIESGILEEYALGVLSATDSAQVEQMAATHPEVQHELQAIIGGLDEYAQAHAITPPPAMRERVLAGWQQAIRSTSADATADTPVVPLAPATPVATPETPVTAPLGVPKAPIVPDPVTKDESVVRSIGSAPEPAYEAAPRAGYGWLMAASVALLLSLAGNYILYSRWQNTETALFAAQNEQGRFAATQQASEKRLLTQDRELAVLRDEQYQSVILAGTPAAPSAKARVLYNPTTKAVYVNVRSLPAPPAGKQYQLWALDNGKPVDAGVLAATTAAGDSLQQMKDIASAQAFAMTVEDAGGSASPTLSTMTVLGKML
- a CDS encoding DUF885 domain-containing protein encodes the protein MKHPLLLAATLAAAAYLSACSDSPGRKTAEADAQPDVAFERYKSRFIDSLWYYNPEWASGAGYHRYDSLLVVPNEGRRRTEAKALRRRATELATFKPEELSVNNQTDWRLMQNYVRSSGFYADTLRDWQWNPANYNLGASVGEILNGRYWPLDRRLRAISLKISRATDYYAAAAQNISTPTKEHTELAILQNQGGLEVFGKALEDSVARSGLSAREKQEFADRLATTRLSIEGYLRFLKADVLPAGKFRSFRLGQDLFARKFSYDIQSTYSAGQVYEKALTHKQELLRDMKTRATRLYPKYFPGQPLPTDSLATVQQVIGKLSEKHATPGGFVQAVKDQMPTLVKWVDDHKLLTQDPSKPLVVRETPLYMRGSGAGASISAPGPYDKAANTYYNVEPLTGQPEAQAQSYLREYNTYTLQILNIHEAIPGHYTQLVYANRSPSLIKSIFGNGAMVEGWAVYAERMMLESGYGGNTDEMWLMWDKWNMRVTLNAILDHEVHVKNASEAATVAMLRRDGFQEEAEARNKWRRATLSQVQLSSYFTGYTEIYDLRQELKKEQGAGFDLKAFHEQFLSYGSAPVRYIRAMMLKKA
- a CDS encoding heme NO-binding domain-containing protein; the protein is MHGTIFTLLKRYVQTQYDHSTWVRLMEAAGLSATSFDHKNVYPDEHMYALVGHAAEMTGLSAQELHEKFGEYLVPDLMYMYQKLLQPNWTTLDMLEHTENTMHRQVRQEHAENAPPVLQVTRLSPDELEINYVSKRRMGALAVGIVRGIATYYDEADRILVEPETSEDGEQVRIRVRRVAAA
- a CDS encoding thioredoxin family protein, with translation MKVAERQRVHDVSDEQLRQLTHEHLKVFAKFTSENCDVCEQLAPPFVKFSDDEEFETILFVRLNSDENPVAKKIMQEKIAPFFVSYCQGRLLECDMLTTEAAVLGMLQRLKEFMPQTS
- a CDS encoding YdcF family protein, translating into MFFILSKLLDFLLSPAVWLVLLLLAAVLVRQTARRRQLLLATLALLLLLTNPGLINEALLAWELPPVRLHQLPPRADAAVLLTGITSVSKSPHDRVYLHEGADRLTNALWLWRAGRVRHILVSGGSGAMLQKAHTEAADLITLLHLAGVPDSVIIKEDQSRNTRENALFTRRITQARPELDTLILVTSAFHQRRALGCFAQVGLHPQPFPAGYYSTDRAATPDYWLMPDPQALSRWSLLLHEISGYVVYKVLGYA
- a CDS encoding NAD-dependent succinate-semialdehyde dehydrogenase, with protein sequence MPIESRNPYTGRVERRFRAFSWSKTERILTQSHRAAATWRTTPFAERTRLMRRAAELLRERQDELAHLMAVEMGKPIADGRAEAVKCALCCDYYAEHAEQFLADDIIKTEARRSFISHEPIGVVLAIMPWNFPFWQVVRFAAPALMAGNVGLLKHASNVPQCALALEKIFHDAGFPPATFRTLLIGSDLIEPLIADDRVRAVTLTGSEAAGAQVAATAGRYIKKTVLELGGSDAFIVLADADIEVAAKTAAQARMINAGQSCIAAKRFIVEKPVLKEFISKMKTHLLAFRPGDPLSEGTQYGPLARPDLADELTEQVNDSIKQGAKVELHGGQSQPGTALFRPMILSNIRPGQRAYDEELFGPVALVLEAKDADDAVRLANDSRFGLGGSVWTADVERGEALARRVEAGAVFVNSLVKSAPEMPFGGVKKSGYGRELSYLGIREFVNQKSIWIAKSEKPAAGKKKVE
- a CDS encoding RNA polymerase sigma factor; amino-acid sequence: MNVIPPEAMPPIADGEDLLVQRLRDRDEAAMTLFYDRYSAALYGVIMRVVKKEEEAEDVLQESMVKIWNSFASYDASKGRLFTWVMNVSRNLAIDKIRSRQYRVGTRTQPLEDSAAVREPASPTFRPEHIGLQEMTKKLSPDQQQVVDMLYFGGYTQSEVADELNLPLGTVKTRARAAIKVLSKLIR